The nucleotide window TTGGTTTCAATGGGAATTGTACCAGATTTGTTTGCAAAAATATTCGGATTATAAAAAATTCAAATAATATAAATTATAAACCTGATTCTAAATGAGTCAGGTTTTTTTATTCTGAAAAAAAATTAATTTAAACTAAAAACTCTCCCACTCACCAACTCTCAAACTCTCCCACCAATTATGGCGCCTATATCCGCGCTCCGTTCCCGCTTTTTTCTGTTAATGCTTTCCACCATTTGCAATCGATAAGAAATTTAGTACATCGCAATAACAGAAAAAGAGCTCCACTCAGCTCGGGGCGCGCTTCGCAAATTTGAAAATTGAGCCATCAAAACAAATTATCCAACAAGTTTCAACTTTCAAATTACAAAAAAAACTAAATTCGTAATTCCAATTTTCAAGATTATGAATCATATATTATTATTCTTATTTATAATTTCTCTTTCCGGCTGTTCTCCTTCAAAATTAGATGGAACGAAGGAAATAGAACTCACTGATGTGAAATACGGAAACTATGAAAGGAATCAAATGGATATTTATTTGCCGCCAAACAGAACCGCAAATACTCCATTTGTTGTAAACATTCACGGTGGCGCATGGACAGTGGGGGATAAAAGTTACGACACTTCTTTATCCAAATATCTCTTATCAAAAGGAATTGCCGTTGCCAATATCAATTACAGATATGCCAATGCAGACACGCATCTTCCCGAATTATTGAATGATGTCGATAACGTTTTCAAATATCTCATTGCACACTCCAAAGAATGGAACACCAGAAGCACAGGATTCTCAATCACCGGACAAAGCTCCGGCGCGCACATTTCGCTGATGTACGCTTACACCAGAACCGATAAAATCAAAGCAATAGTTGACCGCTGCGGACCAACGGATTTTACAGATGCAAGCACACTCTGGCAATTCAGTAATCAGCAATTGCTGGATGCGGTCAACAAAATGTCCGGCAACAAAACAATTTGGAAAGAAGGCGATCCTATTCCGGAACTTTACGTCAAATCCAGTCCAGTGAAATCTGTAAAAAACATCCCAATTCTAATCATCCACGGCGATCAGGATCCGATTGTTCCCATTAAGCAATCTTATAATCTGATTGATGAACTCAAGAAAAAAGATTATCCGCACAAATTATTAATTTTTCGAGGGGCGGATCATTCGTTGGACGCACTACCTGGTAATTCGGTCAAAAAAATCACATCAACCGCTGAGTGGATCAACAAATATGGCAAAAATTAGTGTCAATGTAATTTGATTCTCACTCTCAAACTTTATCTTTATTCAAAATTTTATTTCAATGAAAAGATTCATTCTATTTTTCTGTGTACTCTCCTTCGGTCTAGGATTTTCTCAAACCAAAACTGTGGAAGAAAATTTCACAAAGAAGGAAGTTTACATCCCGATGAGAGATGGTACTAAGCTATTTACCATCATATATACACCAAAAGATATTTCGAAGAGCAACAAATATCCTGTGATTATGAACAGAACCTGCTACAGCATCGCACCTTATGGAGAAACGAATTTTAGAAAGAAACTAAGTCCTAACAAATTCATTGAGAATGAAAAATACATCTTCGTTTTCCAGGATGTGCGTGGAAGATATATGAGTGAAGGTACATTTACGAATATGACACCGCAAGTGGATCATAAGAGCAAAAAAGATATCGACGAAAGTACAGATACGTATGACACAGTAGATTGGCTGGTAAAAAATGTTCAATATAACAACGGAAAAGTTGGTCAATATGGAACTTCATATCCGGGATTTTATACGGCAGTAGGAACTTTAGCAAATCATCCGGCTTTGGTGGCATCATCTCCACAAGCGCCAATTTCTGACTTTTGGTACGATGATTTCCATCACAATGGCGCTTTTTTGATGAGTTATTTTAAGACTTTCCCTGTCTTCGGCGTTAATAAAACCAAGCCCGAAAAAGAATCCTGGTTTGCAGATAAAATGATTAAACCAACTTCTGATGACGGTTATCTTTTCTACAAAAATATGGGAACGCTGAAAGATGGCGTGGACAAATATTATAAAGACAACTTCTTTATGCAGGAAGTCGTAGATCATCCAAACTATGACGAATTCTGGCAAAAAAGGAATCTTCTTCCTCATCTCAAAAACATCAATCACGCGGTAATGACGGTCGGTGGCTGGTTCGATTCTGAGGACCTAAGAGGACCATTGGAAATCTACAAAACCATAGAAAAGTCCAGTCCAAAAGCTAAAAACACCATCGTGATGGGACCATTCTCTCACGGCGGCTGGAACTACGATAGCGGAAAACATTATCATAATGATATCTACTTCGGTGACAGTATTGCAACTTATTATCAGAAAAATATTGAGCAGCCTTTCTTCCATCATTATTTAAAAGAAGATTCCAAAACGGCTGCGAAACTTCCGGAAGCTTACATGTTTGATACCGGAAAAAAAGAATGGAAACAATTTGAAAACTGGCCACCTAAACAAGCTGCAAAACAGACTTTTCATCTGAACAGTACAGGAACTCTTTCTAAGACAGGAGAAAATCCGAAAACTTTTGCGTCTTACTATTCTGATCCCAACAAACCTGTGCTGAGCAGTGAGAACTACAAAGATATGAATGGTTTCACGCCGAAAAATTATATGAGCGAAGATCAGCGGTTTGCAAGCAATAGATCCGACGTGTTAAGTTATACAACCGAAGTTTTGGAAAATGACGTGACACTGGCAGGAGAGATTTTAACTAAACTAAAGATTACAGCGACTTCTACCGACGCTGATTTTATTGTAAAGTTAATAGACGTTTATCCGGCTGATGAAAAAGCAAATGCTGACAAACCAAATGTTGTTTACGCAAATTATCATCAAATGGTAAGAAGTGAGATTATGCCAGCAAGATTCCGCAACAGCTTCGAAAAACCAGAACCACTAGTGCCGAATAAAATTGCCAGTGTGGATGTGAAGTTACAGGATGTTTTCCACACGTTTAAGAAAGGTCATAAAATTCAAATTCAGGTTCAGAGCACGTGGTTCCCTCTAATGGCGATCAATCCTCAGAAGTTTTTAGATAATCCTTATAAAGCAACAAAGGAAGATTATGAAAAAGCTCAAATCAATGTTTCTAGCGGAAGTACAATAGAATTCGATGTTTTGAAATAATAAAAATAAAAGCACAGACCTAGGTTTGTGCTTTTATTTTGGTTTAATGAGATGTTGTAATTATCTTAAAGCGATTTGATGATGTCGGCTGCAATCTCGTACGATCTTTGTTTTTTATCAAAATCGAAAATATTGCCTGAAACGATGATCTCATTTGGTCGGTAATCTTTTGCAAACTTCGAGAGTTTTTCCTTTAAAGTCTCTTTGTCACCTACAAAGGTTTTCGCTGCCATTCTGTTGAGATGCAATGCCACATCATCAGAAATATTAGCAAGATCTGTTTCATCTGGTGGCAAAAGTGGTTGTCTCTGATCCGTCAATATATTGACAAAAACCTGAAAATGGGATGTTGACAAATAATGCGCTTCATCCACAGAATCTGCTGCAATTATATTAATACAAATCATCACATAAGGCTCATCCAAAAACTCGGACGGCTGGAAATGTTCTCTGTAAATTTCCAAAGCTACTTCCAATTGAGATGGTGCAAAATGTGCTGCAAAGGCATAAGGCATTCCTAATTTGGCTGCCAAAAATGCTGAGTCCGTAGAACTTCCCAAGATATAAAGAGGAACATCTGCACCTTCTCCGGGAATAGCTCGTACCTTCGCTTCAGAATTTTCATTGGACATATATTTTTGAAGTTCTTTAATATGGAATTCAAAATTATAATTGGGATTGAAATTATTTCCTCTCAAAGCGCTTGCAGTCAGCATATCGGTTCCTGGTGCTCTTCCCAGGCCAAGATCAATTCTTCCAGGAAACAATCCGTCCAAAGTACCAAATTGCTCAGCAACCGATAATGTAGAATGATTGGGAAGCATAATACCACCCGACCCTACTCTCAGAGTTTTCGTTTGTCCAGCTACGTGACCAATTAAAATTGATGTTGCTGCACTTGCTACATTGGGAAAATTATGATGCTCCGAGAACCAATACCTGGTAAAGCCCAACTTCTCTACGTGCTGAGCAGATCTTACAGATTTTTGAAATGTTTTATTGATATCGTCACCTTTGACAATCGTCGCAAGGTCTAGAATTGAATATTTGATTGACATAATTTGAAAGTTATACAACTGTTTAAGACAAAAAATAAACCATACTAAGTTCCTATGATTAATAAGAAATTTTGTCCACATTTAAGAAATTTTTAACAATCCAATGAAAAATTTATTACATTTGCCGCAATAAAAAACAAAAAACATTACAAATGGTATCTACAACATCAAAATTTGTTGCCGAAATGATCGGCACAATGGTTCTAGTCTTAATGGGCTGCGGAAGTGCAGTCATTGCCGGTGCTGATGGCACTACTGGCGTTGGACTTCTTGGAATTTCTTTTGCTTTCGGACTCAGTGTGGTCGCAATGGCTTATGCAATCGGGCACATTTCCGGCTGCCATATCAATCCTGCAATTTCTATCGCAATGGTAGCAGCAGGGAGAATGAAGATGGCGGAAGCCGCTTACTACATCGCGGCACAAATCGTTGGTGCTATCCTAGGAGCTGGAATTCTCTTTATCATTTTCACGAATCATCCAGGTGCTGAACTGGGACCTTGGGCTTTGGGATCTAACGGCTGGGGAACTGGTTATTTAGATGAATACAATACATTAGCAGCTTTTGTGGCAGAATTTGTCTTCACATTTATCTTTTTGTTGGTCATTCTGGGTTCTACTTCTACCAAGAATATCCACGGTGGTTTCGCAGGTTTGGCAATTGGATTGTCACTTGTTTTGATTCACATTGTTGGGATTAAAATCACAGGTGTTTCTGTGAATCCTGCGAGAAGTATTGGTCCTGCAATCTTTGCAAAGGGAGCAGCACTTTCCCAAATCTGGCTATTCATTGCAGCTCCGGTTTTGGGAGGCATTTTTGCAGCATTTGTTTATAATCTTTTGATTGAGAAAAAGGAGTTAGCTTAAATTATTTCATCAATAAAAATAAAAATCCTGTTAAGTCTATTGGCAGGATTTATTTTTTGTTCTTTACTTCGAAAAAATTTTTAAAGATTAATTCTTCCTTTTTTCCTTTCAATTCGAATTTTTTGAAAAGTAAACTTCGGGCAAGATTCCTCATAAAATGATCTTTGTCGCAAAGTTTCCAATAAGAATCCTGATGGATTGTTTTCGGATCTCGAATCTTGTAAAATGTAGTTTCCCAGTTATCCTCATCGTGATAGAACTCAATGATACCACAATGTTCCGGAATCAATTGATGATCGACCATTCCCATTGGCAAGAGAAAACTGAATGAGTTGCAGATGTAATCGCCACAACCAATCTTGTCGTGTTTCAGAAACTTTTCACCAGTTCTCTGGTTGGTATATTTCTTTTTGAAATCGTTTTTAAAATCTGACTTTGACAATTTGATCTCAATCTCGTGGCTGAAACCTTCATTATTGATCGACAAAATATCGGCCTCCCAATCGGAATGGAAAAAATTGGTGAGAACAATTTCTTTATCAAAATCACAATTGGTATTGATAAAGCTATGGACGAGCTCTTCTATTTTCAACATTTTTGATTAATCTAATATCTGCGAACTGTGACGTGATAACAGCTTTGTTGTTTTTCCTTGATGTAAAAAATGCGTCCGAGGTTTTTGTAATATTCAAGTACTTTTTCCAGTTCTTTTTCCAGTTTTGTATTGACCTTCAATTTATGATCGAAACGGACATACGAAATATCAAATGCAGCTCCGTAGTTGTGCGAACTAATTCCCAGTGAGGCATTGGAATTGACTTTTCTCAATCGGCATTGGTCTTCCAAGGTTCTTGTTACAGATGAGACAACGAAAAAACTTTTGGTATCTGTAGCGAACTTGGCAGACATGCTTTCCAAAGTTGCTCTAGCTTTCTTCACCAAATATGGGCGGCTGTATTCCAAAGCCTGCAATCGGTAACCTCGGGACTTCTTTTTAACTTTAACGAATTTTCCCGAAGCAATATATTTATCAACCGATTTTGTACTTTCTAAAATATCGATACCGAAGTTTTGTGCAGCAAGCAAATGTGCCTTGTAAACGGGACTTGGTTCCACTTTCAAAACTTCTTTCAGATCATAACATTTCTGAGATTTGATAAAAGAAAAAAATAATATGAAAATTAGTGATAAAAACTTCATTAATAATAATTTAAGAAACCAAAAGACTGCACCCACGGATATCAGAATGATCTATCCTTCCTAAAACCTGAAAAGTAGCATCCTCCACTCTTCCTAAATCTTGTGTCGCAATGAATGCACACGAATGCTTATTTGCAAGATCAATAATATTTATCGCGCCTGTCCTTCCATCTTCAACGTAGGAAAAAGGATCTTCTGTATTTCTGATGAGAATTTTCATCCATTTTGGACTTTTATAAATATTTTCACCAAGCGAATAAGCCTGTGAAAGCAATTCCGTCATCGAATATTCTGAAAAGATTTTCTCGGTTTTGAAGCCAACTTTGAAAATTTTTAGCAACTCATCTTTTGTCATTTCCTCCTTTCTGCCTTTCATTCCGCCGGTTTCGATAACTGTTAAATTTTGGGATTTAAAAATTGAAAGATTCTCAGATTCCATTGTATCAAGAAAATCCAGTAATGCGAAAGAAACACCGAAAAGAATAACTTTTTTACCAGTCAAACTCTGTAGTAGATTGAATAATTCTTGATGATTGTAGAGGAAATAACCGTTCTCTGATTTATGTGATTTTTTCATCAGAAAATCGACCATATAGATCAAAGATGAATGGGTATTTTCAGAATAATTTGGAAGTAAACCCAAGAAAATGTAATCTTCCGGCTTTCCTATAAATTTTTCAAAACTCCTGTAAATACTTTCTTCATAAAGAGAAAAATCTGCGATATAGTGTTTGGAACGATTCATCTGAGTTGTTCCGGAACTTTGAAAATAATTTTCAGCTTCAGAATTTTTATCTAAAACCAAATGATTCTTGAACATCTCAATCGGTAGAAATGGAATATCACCAACTTCTTTTATTAATGACAAATCAATGTTCAGATAATCAACAAACTTTCTGTAAACATCTATATTTTCGTATTGATAATGAAAAGTTTCCAAACATGCGGTCTGGAAATCGGATTCTGATTTTATGTCAAAAATATTCTGCTTCATTGTCTTCAAATTAAATTTAGGAATTTAATCTTCAAATTTTTTCACTTCAAATGATTCTCCATTGTAAACACCATAGGTGAAATAGACGATCCAATCGCCCAGATTGATATATTTCGCCCCTTTTTTCAAATCAAAAATTAACGGAAGATGACGATGTCCAAAAACGAAATAATTGATGTCTTCTGTTTTCAGTTTTTCTTTGGAATATTGGATGAGAAATTCTTTGTCTTCGCCAAGGAATTCTTTGTCCTCATCTCCGGAAATTAGTTTATTCTTCTGAGACATATAATTGGCAATTCTCATCGCAATATCCGGATGCAGCCATCGGAAAGCCCATTGAGCCAAAGGATTTGTGAAAACTTTCTTCATTCTTTTGTAACCTTTATCACCAGGTCCTAGCCCATCGCCATGTGCCAGCAAAAACTTTTTATCATTGATTTCGTAATACTTTTTCTCAAAGTAAACAGGGATTCCCAGTTCTTCTTCGAAATAATTTTTCATCCACAAATCATGATTTCCAACGAAAAAATAAATCTCAATTCCGAAGTCTTTGAGTTCTGCGATCTTTCCTAGAACACGGATATAACCTTTGGGAACAACATATTTCCACTCGTGCCAGAAATCGAAAAGATCGCCCATCAGGAAAAGAATCTGTGCATCTTTTTTGATGAGATCGAGCCAGCGGATGAATTTCTCCTCGCGGATTCTGCTTTTTGCCAGATCTGGAACACCGAAATGCTGATCGGAAGCAAAGTATATTTTTTTATCTGGATTAAGATTAATCTTCATAAATTGATTTTCAATTAATCAAAATGATTACGTTCGTCGTTCTGATCTCTTTTGCTGTAGATCCACATTCCAACTCCGAGACCAACGACAGCTGCAGAAGCTGTTAACAAAGCTCTTGATAATTTATCCGGGGCGTCATTACCAATGTAATTCATTAGGAAGATGATAACGAATGTGATGACACCGATAAGTAGATATTTGATTTTCGTATTCATTATTATAATTTATAAGATATCATCACGCCCCCTTTATAAGGAAGTAATTCTCCGCTTCTATTTCTTTCCCTTCCCATAGAGTCACCTTCAGTATCATATCGGTCTCCACTAACTTTATCATATCCCTTGTAAAAACTTTGCATTGATCCTAAACCAAAATAAATATCCATATTCAATTTTTCATTCAATCGGAACTGGTATCCTGTGACTCCTCCAATAATGAAAGAAAAACCTTTCTGGTAGAGATTTGAATTGATGTATGGCGTCACTTCTCCATTTTTATGAACATAAAAGTTATCATTCCAATAACCCCATTTTTGAATGTTAAAATGAGCTAAGGAAAAATCGGCACCTAAATAGAAACCTTTAAAAGCTTCATTAAAATAATATCTCCCATTGAAACCCAGCATATAAACTTGAGCATGCTTTCCTGCAAAAGATTTCCATGGTGAAACAAAAACATCAGCCTGTCCCGTAATATGTTCTGAAAAACCGTGTTCCACGCCCACATTCAGAATTCCTATTGGTAAGAATAAGGCGTTGGCTTTGATATAGGTTTCGCTTTTTTGTGAAAAGCTAAAGATGGATAGACAGATCAATGTGATTGATAATACTTTCTTCATTATTATTTCTTATTCAGGATTTCGTTCATTTTTGTGGCATCTTTGTTTTCTTCTTTAGCGAAGTTGGCTGCCATTCCTGCGAACATTTTTGCTTCGTCTTTTTTTCCTAATTTATCATACAAAGTTGCCAAGATGCTGGTAGAATCATAATTCTCTGATGACATTACCACTTTTTCTGCCCATCGTGCAGCGCTTTGCAACGATGTTTTTGTGGAGACTTTGTCTGCAAAAACACTTGCTGCCGCGAGTAATTCTGAATTGTTGAACTCATCCGGATTCTTGTAATATTCCAAAGCGGTTTTTTCGTAAGCTGGAAAATTTTCGTGAGAGATGTAGTAATTCAGTTTATAGATGTTCAGGCTTTTGACAAGGTCTTCTTTTGGAAGCAAACCTTCGCCTTCTTTCAGAACTTTTGCATCGTCGATGGTTTTCGTTTTGTCATCGGTTGCAGAAGTTACGAGTTTCATCAATTTCAAATAATTATCGAACTGCGTGTAATTTTTTTCGGTTAATAATTCTACGATTGCAGATTTATTTGCCGTAAAAACTTTGTAATTAGCGTCGTCAACAGATTGTGTGAAATTCAGAAGAGCGTTGATTTCTTCGCCTGTGAAGGTCTTGTCTTTTTTGTTAGCAAAATATTTTTCTGAGGCTTGCTTGGCTATTATTGGGTCTTTGCTGGCATAAAGACTGATGAAATTCAATAGTGCTGGTTGGTCTAATTTTCCTTTCTGAAATTCTTCTTTCAAATTGGTATTGACCAATTCCGGTTTGTTATTTTTCTTTCCTAAAGCCAGGAATTCTTCGGTTTTAAGATAGCCTAATTCTTTGCCAACGATTTCGCCTTCTCCATTCAGGAAAAGCAAAGTCGGGTAACTTCTGATGCCATATTTTGCAGCCAGAGCAACACCTTCACCCTTTTCCATATCAAAATGGGCGTTGATAAAATTTTTGTTGTAATAATCCGCTACATTTGCATTGGTGAAAACGTTCCGTTCCATCAGTTTACAAGGTCCGCACCAAGCCGCATAAGCATCGAGAAAGATGAGTTTTTTTTCGGTTTTGGCTTTGGCAAGTAGAGTGGCAAAATCTGAATCTTCGAACTTGATGTTTTGCTGTGAAAACGCAAGCTGAATGGCGAATATTAAAAAGAAAAATGATATTTTTTGCATTCTGAGAATAAATCGAATTATCTTGCGAAGATAACCAATTCTGTAAGAATGGACAGAGTTTGAAATCCTAAAGTTTTAATTTTTTAACTTTGCAAATCGTAAGGAAGACTTTGAGAGAATAGACTGATAGAAAATAGACTTTCAACTATTTGTTTTAAATTAAACATCTCGTTTGTCATTCCGTAGGAATCTTAACAATTTAGATTGACTACGTCGAACCACTTCGTTTGGTTTCCTATGGAATGACAAAATTGGATTATATATTTGAATGTTTCAACTTTGCGAAGCGCAGCCCGACTTGAACGGAGCTCATTTTTTGTGGCTGGAAAAGCAATGGCAAAAAATAGCGGGAGTGGAAGGCGGAAAAGCTGCCCAAAAAATTAATTTTATTGACTTTAAAATATGAGGAAATTATCCTTGCTTTTTACGAAAGATGGCTTGCAATGGCAGATTTCTAAATCCAAAAAGGTTTTGGAAGAGAAGATTTTCCTGAAGGATGAGGAAACGCCGGCCAATCTGGTGACGGAAAAACTGGATGAAGTTTTGGCTTCGGAAAAGTTTTCTGAAATCTCCGTAGTCTCGGCTATCAACCATTTTTCTGTGGTGGAAGAAGGTTTTGACCAGCACGATTTGGGCTACGACCTGATTGCTTACAATGCGGACGTGAAACAGGATTCTGAGGAATTGATGTTGTCTGTGAACAAGAAATTTGGCGTTCAGTTCTATTACAGTTTTCCGAAGGATTACTATCAGAAAATCAAGGCGTTGGAAGTTCCGGTTCATTTTAATTTTTCTGGTGAGAAATTTCTGAATTCATTAAACGTGAAAAATCGAAAGGAAATTCACGTGAATCTGTATCATCAGCAGGCGGAATTTTTTGCCATCGAGAATAAAAAAGTGGTGCTTTACAATAATCTGGATGCA belongs to Chryseobacterium sp. KACC 21268 and includes:
- a CDS encoding LLM class flavin-dependent oxidoreductase; the protein is MSIKYSILDLATIVKGDDINKTFQKSVRSAQHVEKLGFTRYWFSEHHNFPNVASAATSILIGHVAGQTKTLRVGSGGIMLPNHSTLSVAEQFGTLDGLFPGRIDLGLGRAPGTDMLTASALRGNNFNPNYNFEFHIKELQKYMSNENSEAKVRAIPGEGADVPLYILGSSTDSAFLAAKLGMPYAFAAHFAPSQLEVALEIYREHFQPSEFLDEPYVMICINIIAADSVDEAHYLSTSHFQVFVNILTDQRQPLLPPDETDLANISDDVALHLNRMAAKTFVGDKETLKEKLSKFAKDYRPNEIIVSGNIFDFDKKQRSYEIAADIIKSL
- a CDS encoding thioredoxin fold domain-containing protein — encoded protein: MQKISFFFLIFAIQLAFSQQNIKFEDSDFATLLAKAKTEKKLIFLDAYAAWCGPCKLMERNVFTNANVADYYNKNFINAHFDMEKGEGVALAAKYGIRSYPTLLFLNGEGEIVGKELGYLKTEEFLALGKKNNKPELVNTNLKEEFQKGKLDQPALLNFISLYASKDPIIAKQASEKYFANKKDKTFTGEEINALLNFTQSVDDANYKVFTANKSAIVELLTEKNYTQFDNYLKLMKLVTSATDDKTKTIDDAKVLKEGEGLLPKEDLVKSLNIYKLNYYISHENFPAYEKTALEYYKNPDEFNNSELLAAASVFADKVSTKTSLQSAARWAEKVVMSSENYDSTSILATLYDKLGKKDEAKMFAGMAANFAKEENKDATKMNEILNKK
- a CDS encoding DUF3575 domain-containing protein, which produces MKKVLSITLICLSIFSFSQKSETYIKANALFLPIGILNVGVEHGFSEHITGQADVFVSPWKSFAGKHAQVYMLGFNGRYYFNEAFKGFYLGADFSLAHFNIQKWGYWNDNFYVHKNGEVTPYINSNLYQKGFSFIIGGVTGYQFRLNEKLNMDIYFGLGSMQSFYKGYDKVSGDRYDTEGDSMGRERNRSGELLPYKGGVMISYKL
- a CDS encoding DUF3822 family protein codes for the protein MRKLSLLFTKDGLQWQISKSKKVLEEKIFLKDEETPANLVTEKLDEVLASEKFSEISVVSAINHFSVVEEGFDQHDLGYDLIAYNADVKQDSEELMLSVNKKFGVQFYYSFPKDYYQKIKALEVPVHFNFSGEKFLNSLNVKNRKEIHVNLYHQQAEFFAIENKKVVLYNNLDATSEVDFLYFIMFTLSKIDFGITETYFYIYGETTENETFISEMQKFVPNLKIVFDNLHKKNFIMV
- the aqpZ gene encoding aquaporin Z, with the translated sequence MVSTTSKFVAEMIGTMVLVLMGCGSAVIAGADGTTGVGLLGISFAFGLSVVAMAYAIGHISGCHINPAISIAMVAAGRMKMAEAAYYIAAQIVGAILGAGILFIIFTNHPGAELGPWALGSNGWGTGYLDEYNTLAAFVAEFVFTFIFLLVILGSTSTKNIHGGFAGLAIGLSLVLIHIVGIKITGVSVNPARSIGPAIFAKGAALSQIWLFIAAPVLGGIFAAFVYNLLIEKKELA
- a CDS encoding prolyl oligopeptidase family serine peptidase, producing the protein MNHILLFLFIISLSGCSPSKLDGTKEIELTDVKYGNYERNQMDIYLPPNRTANTPFVVNIHGGAWTVGDKSYDTSLSKYLLSKGIAVANINYRYANADTHLPELLNDVDNVFKYLIAHSKEWNTRSTGFSITGQSSGAHISLMYAYTRTDKIKAIVDRCGPTDFTDASTLWQFSNQQLLDAVNKMSGNKTIWKEGDPIPELYVKSSPVKSVKNIPILIIHGDQDPIVPIKQSYNLIDELKKKDYPHKLLIFRGADHSLDALPGNSVKKITSTAEWINKYGKN
- a CDS encoding CocE/NonD family hydrolase, with the protein product MKRFILFFCVLSFGLGFSQTKTVEENFTKKEVYIPMRDGTKLFTIIYTPKDISKSNKYPVIMNRTCYSIAPYGETNFRKKLSPNKFIENEKYIFVFQDVRGRYMSEGTFTNMTPQVDHKSKKDIDESTDTYDTVDWLVKNVQYNNGKVGQYGTSYPGFYTAVGTLANHPALVASSPQAPISDFWYDDFHHNGAFLMSYFKTFPVFGVNKTKPEKESWFADKMIKPTSDDGYLFYKNMGTLKDGVDKYYKDNFFMQEVVDHPNYDEFWQKRNLLPHLKNINHAVMTVGGWFDSEDLRGPLEIYKTIEKSSPKAKNTIVMGPFSHGGWNYDSGKHYHNDIYFGDSIATYYQKNIEQPFFHHYLKEDSKTAAKLPEAYMFDTGKKEWKQFENWPPKQAAKQTFHLNSTGTLSKTGENPKTFASYYSDPNKPVLSSENYKDMNGFTPKNYMSEDQRFASNRSDVLSYTTEVLENDVTLAGEILTKLKITATSTDADFIVKLIDVYPADEKANADKPNVVYANYHQMVRSEIMPARFRNSFEKPEPLVPNKIASVDVKLQDVFHTFKKGHKIQIQVQSTWFPLMAINPQKFLDNPYKATKEDYEKAQINVSSGSTIEFDVLK
- a CDS encoding acyl transferase: MKQNIFDIKSESDFQTACLETFHYQYENIDVYRKFVDYLNIDLSLIKEVGDIPFLPIEMFKNHLVLDKNSEAENYFQSSGTTQMNRSKHYIADFSLYEESIYRSFEKFIGKPEDYIFLGLLPNYSENTHSSLIYMVDFLMKKSHKSENGYFLYNHQELFNLLQSLTGKKVILFGVSFALLDFLDTMESENLSIFKSQNLTVIETGGMKGRKEEMTKDELLKIFKVGFKTEKIFSEYSMTELLSQAYSLGENIYKSPKWMKILIRNTEDPFSYVEDGRTGAINIIDLANKHSCAFIATQDLGRVEDATFQVLGRIDHSDIRGCSLLVS
- a CDS encoding UDP-2,3-diacylglucosamine diphosphatase, translating into MKINLNPDKKIYFASDQHFGVPDLAKSRIREEKFIRWLDLIKKDAQILFLMGDLFDFWHEWKYVVPKGYIRVLGKIAELKDFGIEIYFFVGNHDLWMKNYFEEELGIPVYFEKKYYEINDKKFLLAHGDGLGPGDKGYKRMKKVFTNPLAQWAFRWLHPDIAMRIANYMSQKNKLISGDEDKEFLGEDKEFLIQYSKEKLKTEDINYFVFGHRHLPLIFDLKKGAKYINLGDWIVYFTYGVYNGESFEVKKFED
- a CDS encoding DUF5715 family protein, with the translated sequence MKFLSLIFILFFSFIKSQKCYDLKEVLKVEPSPVYKAHLLAAQNFGIDILESTKSVDKYIASGKFVKVKKKSRGYRLQALEYSRPYLVKKARATLESMSAKFATDTKSFFVVSSVTRTLEDQCRLRKVNSNASLGISSHNYGAAFDISYVRFDHKLKVNTKLEKELEKVLEYYKNLGRIFYIKEKQQSCYHVTVRRY